One Ooceraea biroi isolate clonal line C1 chromosome 6, Obir_v5.4, whole genome shotgun sequence genomic window carries:
- the LOC105277033 gene encoding FACT complex subunit spt16 isoform X1 → MANVTLDKDMFFRRMKRLYAAWRDGEVGTDDSFSKMDCLISAVGTDEDIVYSKSTALQTWLLSYELTDTIMILTEESINFLASKKKIEFLRKVENQKTEDTEVPPVKLFVRDRSDEDKANFAKLIEVIKQSKKGKTLGVFSKENYPGAFMDAWRAALKNESFDTIDISAATAYIMSPKEDSEILTIKKACLVSVDVFTKYLKDQIMEIIDSDKKVKHSKLAEGVDTAITNKKYVTGVDISQVDMCYPAIIQSGGNYSLKFSAVSDKNTTLHFGVIICSLGARYKSYCSNIVRTLLVNPTKMIEENYNFLLQLEEEILKKLVAGAKISEVYEAGIKFVKDEKPEMQNHLTKNFGFAMGIEFKESSLLLGPKTHATLKKGMVYNVNVGLANLTNPDATDKEGKMYALFVGDTVIVNEGQPATNLTPSKKKVKNIGIYVKDDEDDEEEGSGKENERKPEILGRGKRTAVIESKLRTEHSSEEKRKQHQKELAQQLNKIAKARLAQQSGGKEQEKIRKSTVSYKSLNHMPREPEVKELKLYVDKKYETVILPVSGIPVPFHISTIKNISQSVEGDYTYLRINFFHPGATMGRNEGGSYPQPDATFVKEVTYRSTNTKEPGEISAPSSNLNTAFRLIKEVQKKFKNREAEEREKEDLVKQDTLILSQNKGNPKLKDLYIRPNIVTKRMTGGLEAHTNGFRYTSVRGDKVDILYNNIKNAFFQPCDGEMIILLHFHLKHAIMFGKKKHVDVQFYTEVGEITTDLGKHQHMHDRDDLAAEQSERELRHKLKTAFKSFCEKVEGMTKQEIEFDTPFRDLGFPGAPYRSTVLLQPTSGCLVNLTEWPPFVITLEDVELVHFERVQFHLKNFDMIFVFKDYHRKVAMVNAIPMNMLDHVKEWLNSCDIRYSEGVQSLNWTKIMKTITDDPEGFFDSGGWTFLDPESDAENEEVEDEEEEEDDAYEPTDIESEEESDDDSEYSEASEDSDSEEEELGSSEESGKDWSDLEREAAEEDKERGEDRYHDDYSSNKKKKSTRRQTLSPSKDRHNSKHKSSTSSKSKSSSSSKDKRSSDKHRTDRSRSGGSNKRGSPSKSSKHSPKKSNKHDKREKSKSSHSSSSSKKRSREDSSERNNRGSKRSKK, encoded by the exons TCTGGATAAGGATATGTTTTTCCGACGCATGAAGCGTCTGTATGCTGCTTGGAGG GATGGAGAAGTCGGTACCGATGACAGTTTCAGTAAGATGGATTGTTTAATTTCCGCTGTTGGCACTGATGAGGACATTGTTTACAGCAAGTCCACGGCATTACAA ACATGGTTGCTCAGCTATGAGCTTACGGATACAATAATGATTTTGACGGAAGAGTCTATTAATTTCTTAGccagtaaaaagaaaattgaatttctgAGGAAAGTAGAAAATCAGAAAACTGAGGATACAGAAGTACCACCTGTAAAACTATTTGTGAGAGACCGA AGCGATGAAGACAAAGCCAATTTTGCCAAACTCATTGAAGTGATAAAGCAGAGTAAAAAAGGCAAAACGTTAGGGGTGTTTTCGAAAGAGAACTACCCGGGTGCGTTTATGGATGCATGGAGAGCTGCTTTGAAAAACGAATCATTTGATACA ATCGATATAAGTGCTGCCACTGCATATATTATGTCTCCAAAAGAGGATAGTGAGATACTTACTATAAAGAAAGCTTGTCTGGTATCTGTGGACGTTTTTACAAAGTATCTCAAGGATCAAATAATGGAGATTATAGATTCAGATAAG AAAGTGAAACACTCAAAATTGGCAGAAGGTGTAGACACAGCTATCacaaataagaaatatgtaacTGGCGTAGATATTTCGCAAGTGGATATGTGTTACCCCGCTATTATACAAAGCGGGGGAAACTATTCTCTCAAATTCAGTGCTGTCAGCGACAAAAATACTACTCTTCATTTTGGTGTTATTATCTGTTCATTGGGAGCTCGTTACAAATCCTACTGTTCGAACATAGTGAGAACTCTTTTGGTTAATCCTACTAAAATGATCGag gaaaattataactttttattgcaactCGAAGAAGAGATTTTGAAAAAGTTAGTCGCGGGAGCAAAAATAAGTGAAGTATACGAAGCCGgcattaaatttgtaaaagatGAGAAACCAGAAATGCAAAATCACCTCACGAAGAATTTTGGTTTTGCAATGGGTATCGAGTTTAAGGAAAGTTCTTTATTATTGGGTCCGAAAACTCATGCTACTCTTAAGAAAGGCATGGTATACAACGTTAACGTTGGACTCGCAAACCTTACGAATCCAGATGCAACGGACAAAGAAGGGAAAATGTACGCTCTTTTCGTCGGCGATACCGTTATTGTGAATGAGGGTCAACCTGCTACTAATTTAACACCATCGAAGAAGAAGGTGAAAAATATCGGCATATACGTGAAGGACGATGAAGATGATGAGGAAGAGGGTAGCGGTAAAGAAAATGAGCGAAAGCCTGAGATTCTGGGACGCGGTAAAAGAACTGCTGTGATAGAATCAAAATTGAGAACCGAGCACAGTTcggaagagaagaggaagcaGCATCAGAAGGAGTTGGCGCAACAGTTGAATAAAATCGCTAAGGCTCGGTTGGCCCAGCAGTCTGGCGGTAAGGAACAGGAGAAAATACGTAAATCAACGGTATCCTACAAGAGCCTGAATCACATGCCACGGGAACCGGAAGTCAAGGAATTAAAGTTGTATGTGGACAAGAAATATGAGACTGTGATCCTACCTGTCTCCGGTATTCCAGTACCTTTCCACATATCGACGATCAAAAACATTTCGCAATCTGTAGAAGGAGATTATACGTATCTTAGAATAAACTTTTTCCATCCTGGAGCAACAATGGGGCGAAACGAAGGGGGATCGTATCCCCAGCCCGACGCAACATTCGTCAAAGAAGTAACATATCGCAGCACAAATACCAAAGAGCCCGGTGAGATATCCGCACCATCGTCAAACCTGAACACGGCCTTCAGGCTAATTAAGGAGGTTCAGAAGAAGTTTAAGAACCGAGAGGCGGAGGAAAGGGAGAAGGAAGATCTCGTGAAACAGGATACGTTAATATTATCGCAGAATAAGGGCAATCCAAAGCTGAAGGACTTGTATATTCGTCCGAATATCGTCACGAAAAGAATGACGGGTGGTTTAGAAGCGCATACAAACGGGTTCCGGTACACTTCGGTCCGCGGTGATAAAGTCGACAttctttataataacattaagaacGCTTTCTTCCAGCCATGCGATGGCGAAATGATTATACTGCTTCACTTCCACCTAAAG CATGCCATCATGTTTGGCAAGAAGAAACACGTAGACGTACAGTTTTATACGGAGGTTGGAGAAATTACTACAGATCTGGGCAAACATCAACACATGCACGATCGCGACGATTTGGCTGCCGAGCAATCGGAACGAGAACTGAGACACAAGCTGAAAACCGCTTTCAAAAGTTTTTGTGAAAAG GTTGAGGGTATGACGAAGCAGGAGATCGAATTTGATACACCATTTCGAGATTTGGGATTTCCTGGTGCACCGTACAGAAGCACTGTATTGCTTCAACCAACTAGTGGATGCCTGGTTAATCTCACAGAATGG CCACCATTCGTCATTACGCTGGAAGACGTTGAATTGGTCCATTTTGAAAGAGTACAATTCCATCTAAAAAACTTCGACatgatttttgtttttaaggATTATCATAGGAAAGTAGCGATGGTAAATGCGATTCCTATGAACATGCTGGATCATGTCAAGGAATGGTTGAA CTCGTGTGATATCCGATACTCGGAAGGTGTTCAGTCTCTGAACTGGACAAAGATTATGAAGACTATAACGGACGATCCTGAAGGATTCTTCGATAGTGGAGGTTGGACATTCTTAGATCCCGAAAGTGATGCTGAAAATGAAGAAGTTGAAgatgaggaagaggaagaggatgaTGCGTATGAG CCAACTGATATAGAGAGTGAAGAAGAATCTGATGATGATTCTGAATACTCGGAAGCTTCTGAGGATTCTGACAGTGAAG AAGAAGAATTAGGTAGCTCAGAAGAATCAGGGAAAGATTGGTCGGATTTAGAACGAGAGGCGGCTGAGGAggataaagagagaggagaagatcGTTACCACGATGATTATAGTTCtaataagaagaagaaatcaACCCGAAGACAAACCCTATCTCCTTCGAAAGACAG GCACAACTCGAAGCATAAGAGCTCCACGAGttcaaaaagtaaaagttCGTCCAGCAGTAAGGATAAACGATCGTCGGACAAGCACAG AACGGATCGATCACGGAGTGGGGGCTCGAATAAGAGAGGGTCTCCTTCCAAATCATCCAAACACAG CCCCAAAAAGAGTAACAAACACGATAAGCGTGAGAAAAGTAAGTCCTCGCATTCTTCGTCCAGCAGTAAAAAACGTTCCCGTGAAGATAGCTCGGAAAGGAACAATAGAGGATCTAAAAGATCTAA gAAATAA
- the LOC105277033 gene encoding FACT complex subunit spt16 isoform X3: MANVTLDKDMFFRRMKRLYAAWRDGEVGTDDSFSKMDCLISAVGTDEDIVYSKSTALQTWLLSYELTDTIMILTEESINFLASKKKIEFLRKVENQKTEDTEVPPVKLFVRDRSDEDKANFAKLIEVIKQSKKGKTLGVFSKENYPGAFMDAWRAALKNESFDTIDISAATAYIMSPKEDSEILTIKKACLVSVDVFTKYLKDQIMEIIDSDKKVKHSKLAEGVDTAITNKKYVTGVDISQVDMCYPAIIQSGGNYSLKFSAVSDKNTTLHFGVIICSLGARYKSYCSNIVRTLLVNPTKMIEENYNFLLQLEEEILKKLVAGAKISEVYEAGIKFVKDEKPEMQNHLTKNFGFAMGIEFKESSLLLGPKTHATLKKGMVYNVNVGLANLTNPDATDKEGKMYALFVGDTVIVNEGQPATNLTPSKKKVKNIGIYVKDDEDDEEEGSGKENERKPEILGRGKRTAVIESKLRTEHSSEEKRKQHQKELAQQLNKIAKARLAQQSGGKEQEKIRKSTVSYKSLNHMPREPEVKELKLYVDKKYETVILPVSGIPVPFHISTIKNISQSVEGDYTYLRINFFHPGATMGRNEGGSYPQPDATFVKEVTYRSTNTKEPGEISAPSSNLNTAFRLIKEVQKKFKNREAEEREKEDLVKQDTLILSQNKGNPKLKDLYIRPNIVTKRMTGGLEAHTNGFRYTSVRGDKVDILYNNIKNAFFQPCDGEMIILLHFHLKHAIMFGKKKHVDVQFYTEVGEITTDLGKHQHMHDRDDLAAEQSERELRHKLKTAFKSFCEKVEGMTKQEIEFDTPFRDLGFPGAPYRSTVLLQPTSGCLVNLTEWPPFVITLEDVELVHFERVQFHLKNFDMIFVFKDYHRKVAMVNAIPMNMLDHVKEWLNSCDIRYSEGVQSLNWTKIMKTITDDPEGFFDSGGWTFLDPESDAENEEVEDEEEEEDDAYEPTDIESEEESDDDSEYSEASEDSDSEEEELGSSEESGKDWSDLEREAAEEDKERGEDRYHDDYSSNKKKKSTRRQTLSPSKDRHNSKHKSSTSSKSKSSSSSKDKRSSDKHSPKKSNKHDKREKSKSSHSSSSSKKRSREDSSERNNRGSKRSKK; encoded by the exons TCTGGATAAGGATATGTTTTTCCGACGCATGAAGCGTCTGTATGCTGCTTGGAGG GATGGAGAAGTCGGTACCGATGACAGTTTCAGTAAGATGGATTGTTTAATTTCCGCTGTTGGCACTGATGAGGACATTGTTTACAGCAAGTCCACGGCATTACAA ACATGGTTGCTCAGCTATGAGCTTACGGATACAATAATGATTTTGACGGAAGAGTCTATTAATTTCTTAGccagtaaaaagaaaattgaatttctgAGGAAAGTAGAAAATCAGAAAACTGAGGATACAGAAGTACCACCTGTAAAACTATTTGTGAGAGACCGA AGCGATGAAGACAAAGCCAATTTTGCCAAACTCATTGAAGTGATAAAGCAGAGTAAAAAAGGCAAAACGTTAGGGGTGTTTTCGAAAGAGAACTACCCGGGTGCGTTTATGGATGCATGGAGAGCTGCTTTGAAAAACGAATCATTTGATACA ATCGATATAAGTGCTGCCACTGCATATATTATGTCTCCAAAAGAGGATAGTGAGATACTTACTATAAAGAAAGCTTGTCTGGTATCTGTGGACGTTTTTACAAAGTATCTCAAGGATCAAATAATGGAGATTATAGATTCAGATAAG AAAGTGAAACACTCAAAATTGGCAGAAGGTGTAGACACAGCTATCacaaataagaaatatgtaacTGGCGTAGATATTTCGCAAGTGGATATGTGTTACCCCGCTATTATACAAAGCGGGGGAAACTATTCTCTCAAATTCAGTGCTGTCAGCGACAAAAATACTACTCTTCATTTTGGTGTTATTATCTGTTCATTGGGAGCTCGTTACAAATCCTACTGTTCGAACATAGTGAGAACTCTTTTGGTTAATCCTACTAAAATGATCGag gaaaattataactttttattgcaactCGAAGAAGAGATTTTGAAAAAGTTAGTCGCGGGAGCAAAAATAAGTGAAGTATACGAAGCCGgcattaaatttgtaaaagatGAGAAACCAGAAATGCAAAATCACCTCACGAAGAATTTTGGTTTTGCAATGGGTATCGAGTTTAAGGAAAGTTCTTTATTATTGGGTCCGAAAACTCATGCTACTCTTAAGAAAGGCATGGTATACAACGTTAACGTTGGACTCGCAAACCTTACGAATCCAGATGCAACGGACAAAGAAGGGAAAATGTACGCTCTTTTCGTCGGCGATACCGTTATTGTGAATGAGGGTCAACCTGCTACTAATTTAACACCATCGAAGAAGAAGGTGAAAAATATCGGCATATACGTGAAGGACGATGAAGATGATGAGGAAGAGGGTAGCGGTAAAGAAAATGAGCGAAAGCCTGAGATTCTGGGACGCGGTAAAAGAACTGCTGTGATAGAATCAAAATTGAGAACCGAGCACAGTTcggaagagaagaggaagcaGCATCAGAAGGAGTTGGCGCAACAGTTGAATAAAATCGCTAAGGCTCGGTTGGCCCAGCAGTCTGGCGGTAAGGAACAGGAGAAAATACGTAAATCAACGGTATCCTACAAGAGCCTGAATCACATGCCACGGGAACCGGAAGTCAAGGAATTAAAGTTGTATGTGGACAAGAAATATGAGACTGTGATCCTACCTGTCTCCGGTATTCCAGTACCTTTCCACATATCGACGATCAAAAACATTTCGCAATCTGTAGAAGGAGATTATACGTATCTTAGAATAAACTTTTTCCATCCTGGAGCAACAATGGGGCGAAACGAAGGGGGATCGTATCCCCAGCCCGACGCAACATTCGTCAAAGAAGTAACATATCGCAGCACAAATACCAAAGAGCCCGGTGAGATATCCGCACCATCGTCAAACCTGAACACGGCCTTCAGGCTAATTAAGGAGGTTCAGAAGAAGTTTAAGAACCGAGAGGCGGAGGAAAGGGAGAAGGAAGATCTCGTGAAACAGGATACGTTAATATTATCGCAGAATAAGGGCAATCCAAAGCTGAAGGACTTGTATATTCGTCCGAATATCGTCACGAAAAGAATGACGGGTGGTTTAGAAGCGCATACAAACGGGTTCCGGTACACTTCGGTCCGCGGTGATAAAGTCGACAttctttataataacattaagaacGCTTTCTTCCAGCCATGCGATGGCGAAATGATTATACTGCTTCACTTCCACCTAAAG CATGCCATCATGTTTGGCAAGAAGAAACACGTAGACGTACAGTTTTATACGGAGGTTGGAGAAATTACTACAGATCTGGGCAAACATCAACACATGCACGATCGCGACGATTTGGCTGCCGAGCAATCGGAACGAGAACTGAGACACAAGCTGAAAACCGCTTTCAAAAGTTTTTGTGAAAAG GTTGAGGGTATGACGAAGCAGGAGATCGAATTTGATACACCATTTCGAGATTTGGGATTTCCTGGTGCACCGTACAGAAGCACTGTATTGCTTCAACCAACTAGTGGATGCCTGGTTAATCTCACAGAATGG CCACCATTCGTCATTACGCTGGAAGACGTTGAATTGGTCCATTTTGAAAGAGTACAATTCCATCTAAAAAACTTCGACatgatttttgtttttaaggATTATCATAGGAAAGTAGCGATGGTAAATGCGATTCCTATGAACATGCTGGATCATGTCAAGGAATGGTTGAA CTCGTGTGATATCCGATACTCGGAAGGTGTTCAGTCTCTGAACTGGACAAAGATTATGAAGACTATAACGGACGATCCTGAAGGATTCTTCGATAGTGGAGGTTGGACATTCTTAGATCCCGAAAGTGATGCTGAAAATGAAGAAGTTGAAgatgaggaagaggaagaggatgaTGCGTATGAG CCAACTGATATAGAGAGTGAAGAAGAATCTGATGATGATTCTGAATACTCGGAAGCTTCTGAGGATTCTGACAGTGAAG AAGAAGAATTAGGTAGCTCAGAAGAATCAGGGAAAGATTGGTCGGATTTAGAACGAGAGGCGGCTGAGGAggataaagagagaggagaagatcGTTACCACGATGATTATAGTTCtaataagaagaagaaatcaACCCGAAGACAAACCCTATCTCCTTCGAAAGACAG GCACAACTCGAAGCATAAGAGCTCCACGAGttcaaaaagtaaaagttCGTCCAGCAGTAAGGATAAACGATCGTCGGACAAGCACAG CCCCAAAAAGAGTAACAAACACGATAAGCGTGAGAAAAGTAAGTCCTCGCATTCTTCGTCCAGCAGTAAAAAACGTTCCCGTGAAGATAGCTCGGAAAGGAACAATAGAGGATCTAAAAGATCTAA gAAATAA
- the LOC105277033 gene encoding FACT complex subunit spt16 isoform X2: MANVTLDKDMFFRRMKRLYAAWRDGEVGTDDSFSKMDCLISAVGTDEDIVYSKSTALQTWLLSYELTDTIMILTEESINFLASKKKIEFLRKVENQKTEDTEVPPVKLFVRDRSDEDKANFAKLIEVIKQSKKGKTLGVFSKENYPGAFMDAWRAALKNESFDTIDISAATAYIMSPKEDSEILTIKKACLVSVDVFTKYLKDQIMEIIDSDKKVKHSKLAEGVDTAITNKKYVTGVDISQVDMCYPAIIQSGGNYSLKFSAVSDKNTTLHFGVIICSLGARYKSYCSNIVRTLLVNPTKMIEENYNFLLQLEEEILKKLVAGAKISEVYEAGIKFVKDEKPEMQNHLTKNFGFAMGIEFKESSLLLGPKTHATLKKGMVYNVNVGLANLTNPDATDKEGKMYALFVGDTVIVNEGQPATNLTPSKKKVKNIGIYVKDDEDDEEEGSGKENERKPEILGRGKRTAVIESKLRTEHSSEEKRKQHQKELAQQLNKIAKARLAQQSGGKEQEKIRKSTVSYKSLNHMPREPEVKELKLYVDKKYETVILPVSGIPVPFHISTIKNISQSVEGDYTYLRINFFHPGATMGRNEGGSYPQPDATFVKEVTYRSTNTKEPGEISAPSSNLNTAFRLIKEVQKKFKNREAEEREKEDLVKQDTLILSQNKGNPKLKDLYIRPNIVTKRMTGGLEAHTNGFRYTSVRGDKVDILYNNIKNAFFQPCDGEMIILLHFHLKHAIMFGKKKHVDVQFYTEVGEITTDLGKHQHMHDRDDLAAEQSERELRHKLKTAFKSFCEKVEGMTKQEIEFDTPFRDLGFPGAPYRSTVLLQPTSGCLVNLTEWPPFVITLEDVELVHFERVQFHLKNFDMIFVFKDYHRKVAMVNAIPMNMLDHVKEWLNSCDIRYSEGVQSLNWTKIMKTITDDPEGFFDSGGWTFLDPESDAENEEVEDEEEEEDDAYEPTDIESEEESDDDSEYSEASEDSDSEEELGSSEESGKDWSDLEREAAEEDKERGEDRYHDDYSSNKKKKSTRRQTLSPSKDRHNSKHKSSTSSKSKSSSSSKDKRSSDKHRTDRSRSGGSNKRGSPSKSSKHSPKKSNKHDKREKSKSSHSSSSSKKRSREDSSERNNRGSKRSKK, translated from the exons TCTGGATAAGGATATGTTTTTCCGACGCATGAAGCGTCTGTATGCTGCTTGGAGG GATGGAGAAGTCGGTACCGATGACAGTTTCAGTAAGATGGATTGTTTAATTTCCGCTGTTGGCACTGATGAGGACATTGTTTACAGCAAGTCCACGGCATTACAA ACATGGTTGCTCAGCTATGAGCTTACGGATACAATAATGATTTTGACGGAAGAGTCTATTAATTTCTTAGccagtaaaaagaaaattgaatttctgAGGAAAGTAGAAAATCAGAAAACTGAGGATACAGAAGTACCACCTGTAAAACTATTTGTGAGAGACCGA AGCGATGAAGACAAAGCCAATTTTGCCAAACTCATTGAAGTGATAAAGCAGAGTAAAAAAGGCAAAACGTTAGGGGTGTTTTCGAAAGAGAACTACCCGGGTGCGTTTATGGATGCATGGAGAGCTGCTTTGAAAAACGAATCATTTGATACA ATCGATATAAGTGCTGCCACTGCATATATTATGTCTCCAAAAGAGGATAGTGAGATACTTACTATAAAGAAAGCTTGTCTGGTATCTGTGGACGTTTTTACAAAGTATCTCAAGGATCAAATAATGGAGATTATAGATTCAGATAAG AAAGTGAAACACTCAAAATTGGCAGAAGGTGTAGACACAGCTATCacaaataagaaatatgtaacTGGCGTAGATATTTCGCAAGTGGATATGTGTTACCCCGCTATTATACAAAGCGGGGGAAACTATTCTCTCAAATTCAGTGCTGTCAGCGACAAAAATACTACTCTTCATTTTGGTGTTATTATCTGTTCATTGGGAGCTCGTTACAAATCCTACTGTTCGAACATAGTGAGAACTCTTTTGGTTAATCCTACTAAAATGATCGag gaaaattataactttttattgcaactCGAAGAAGAGATTTTGAAAAAGTTAGTCGCGGGAGCAAAAATAAGTGAAGTATACGAAGCCGgcattaaatttgtaaaagatGAGAAACCAGAAATGCAAAATCACCTCACGAAGAATTTTGGTTTTGCAATGGGTATCGAGTTTAAGGAAAGTTCTTTATTATTGGGTCCGAAAACTCATGCTACTCTTAAGAAAGGCATGGTATACAACGTTAACGTTGGACTCGCAAACCTTACGAATCCAGATGCAACGGACAAAGAAGGGAAAATGTACGCTCTTTTCGTCGGCGATACCGTTATTGTGAATGAGGGTCAACCTGCTACTAATTTAACACCATCGAAGAAGAAGGTGAAAAATATCGGCATATACGTGAAGGACGATGAAGATGATGAGGAAGAGGGTAGCGGTAAAGAAAATGAGCGAAAGCCTGAGATTCTGGGACGCGGTAAAAGAACTGCTGTGATAGAATCAAAATTGAGAACCGAGCACAGTTcggaagagaagaggaagcaGCATCAGAAGGAGTTGGCGCAACAGTTGAATAAAATCGCTAAGGCTCGGTTGGCCCAGCAGTCTGGCGGTAAGGAACAGGAGAAAATACGTAAATCAACGGTATCCTACAAGAGCCTGAATCACATGCCACGGGAACCGGAAGTCAAGGAATTAAAGTTGTATGTGGACAAGAAATATGAGACTGTGATCCTACCTGTCTCCGGTATTCCAGTACCTTTCCACATATCGACGATCAAAAACATTTCGCAATCTGTAGAAGGAGATTATACGTATCTTAGAATAAACTTTTTCCATCCTGGAGCAACAATGGGGCGAAACGAAGGGGGATCGTATCCCCAGCCCGACGCAACATTCGTCAAAGAAGTAACATATCGCAGCACAAATACCAAAGAGCCCGGTGAGATATCCGCACCATCGTCAAACCTGAACACGGCCTTCAGGCTAATTAAGGAGGTTCAGAAGAAGTTTAAGAACCGAGAGGCGGAGGAAAGGGAGAAGGAAGATCTCGTGAAACAGGATACGTTAATATTATCGCAGAATAAGGGCAATCCAAAGCTGAAGGACTTGTATATTCGTCCGAATATCGTCACGAAAAGAATGACGGGTGGTTTAGAAGCGCATACAAACGGGTTCCGGTACACTTCGGTCCGCGGTGATAAAGTCGACAttctttataataacattaagaacGCTTTCTTCCAGCCATGCGATGGCGAAATGATTATACTGCTTCACTTCCACCTAAAG CATGCCATCATGTTTGGCAAGAAGAAACACGTAGACGTACAGTTTTATACGGAGGTTGGAGAAATTACTACAGATCTGGGCAAACATCAACACATGCACGATCGCGACGATTTGGCTGCCGAGCAATCGGAACGAGAACTGAGACACAAGCTGAAAACCGCTTTCAAAAGTTTTTGTGAAAAG GTTGAGGGTATGACGAAGCAGGAGATCGAATTTGATACACCATTTCGAGATTTGGGATTTCCTGGTGCACCGTACAGAAGCACTGTATTGCTTCAACCAACTAGTGGATGCCTGGTTAATCTCACAGAATGG CCACCATTCGTCATTACGCTGGAAGACGTTGAATTGGTCCATTTTGAAAGAGTACAATTCCATCTAAAAAACTTCGACatgatttttgtttttaaggATTATCATAGGAAAGTAGCGATGGTAAATGCGATTCCTATGAACATGCTGGATCATGTCAAGGAATGGTTGAA CTCGTGTGATATCCGATACTCGGAAGGTGTTCAGTCTCTGAACTGGACAAAGATTATGAAGACTATAACGGACGATCCTGAAGGATTCTTCGATAGTGGAGGTTGGACATTCTTAGATCCCGAAAGTGATGCTGAAAATGAAGAAGTTGAAgatgaggaagaggaagaggatgaTGCGTATGAG CCAACTGATATAGAGAGTGAAGAAGAATCTGATGATGATTCTGAATACTCGGAAGCTTCTGAGGATTCTGACAGTGAAG AAGAATTAGGTAGCTCAGAAGAATCAGGGAAAGATTGGTCGGATTTAGAACGAGAGGCGGCTGAGGAggataaagagagaggagaagatcGTTACCACGATGATTATAGTTCtaataagaagaagaaatcaACCCGAAGACAAACCCTATCTCCTTCGAAAGACAG GCACAACTCGAAGCATAAGAGCTCCACGAGttcaaaaagtaaaagttCGTCCAGCAGTAAGGATAAACGATCGTCGGACAAGCACAG AACGGATCGATCACGGAGTGGGGGCTCGAATAAGAGAGGGTCTCCTTCCAAATCATCCAAACACAG CCCCAAAAAGAGTAACAAACACGATAAGCGTGAGAAAAGTAAGTCCTCGCATTCTTCGTCCAGCAGTAAAAAACGTTCCCGTGAAGATAGCTCGGAAAGGAACAATAGAGGATCTAAAAGATCTAA gAAATAA
- the LOC105277024 gene encoding uncharacterized protein LOC105277024, whose product MQFQTAVLGILLLAVTILAYPQKDGQIFSNEAIRQAQNTYLIPKDATIQKVQEGIELAAYESIPGDQRINLFEILGEHVPPEVVNNLQAQIDQIGRN is encoded by the coding sequence ATGCAATTTCAAACGGCAGTGTTGGGTATATTACTTCTGGCGGTCACGATCTTGGCCTATCCGCAGAAAGACGGGCAGATCTTCAGCAACGAGGCGATACGGCAAGCTCAGAATACTTATCTCATCCCTAAGGATGCAACTATACAAAAGGTACAAGAAGGCATCGAACTGGCAGCCTACGAGTCGATTCCTGGAGATCAAAGGATCAATCTCTTCGAGATCTTGGGTGAACATGTGCCACCCGAGGTGGTTAATAATCTCCAGGCCCAGATCGATCAAATAGgtcgaaattaa